The Agromyces mariniharenae genome includes a window with the following:
- a CDS encoding helix-turn-helix transcriptional regulator, whose product MVTADRTARTALEAASSEPAGEGDEVDALTLGRRIRDRRTAVGMTLGELARAIDRAPSQVSAIENGKREPRLSMLRTIAFALGTTADELLKPDAPSERAALEIAVERAQRGPVFQALGLEPFRVAKTMSDQTLQTILALHHEIDRLHRERAATPEEARRANAELRAEMRARDNFYPELEQKAAELLEAVGHTGGPVSHQLVADMASHLGYSLHYVGDLPHSTRSVTDKHNGRIYLPTQQSPSRDSRSPILQALASHLLGHEEPRNYGEFLRQRIETNYLTAAILLPEQAAVRFLTEAKNLRRISMEELRDAFAVSYETAAHRFTNLATARLGIPVHFMKVHESGTIIKAYENDKVRFPSDALGAVEGTTVCRNWTARTVFDVEDRFSPWYQYTDTSSGTFWCTSRIEKAKEGEYSVSVGVPFEHVKWFRGRETPHRAVSRCPDESCCRRPPSTLSEKWADASWPAARTPTSLLAALPTGTFPGVDQTEVFQFLEAHAPRG is encoded by the coding sequence ATGGTCACCGCCGATCGCACCGCTCGCACGGCCCTCGAGGCCGCCTCCTCCGAGCCCGCGGGCGAGGGCGACGAGGTCGACGCGCTGACGCTCGGCCGACGCATCCGCGACCGCCGCACCGCCGTCGGCATGACGCTCGGCGAGCTCGCCCGGGCCATCGACCGGGCGCCCTCGCAGGTGTCGGCGATCGAGAACGGGAAGCGGGAGCCGCGGCTCTCGATGCTGCGCACGATCGCGTTCGCGCTCGGCACGACCGCCGACGAGCTGCTGAAGCCCGACGCCCCGTCGGAGCGCGCCGCGCTCGAGATCGCGGTCGAGCGGGCGCAACGGGGTCCCGTCTTCCAGGCGCTCGGACTCGAGCCGTTCCGCGTGGCCAAGACGATGAGCGACCAGACGCTGCAGACGATCCTCGCGCTGCACCACGAGATCGACCGCCTGCACCGCGAGCGGGCCGCGACGCCCGAGGAGGCCCGCCGCGCGAACGCGGAGCTGCGCGCCGAGATGCGCGCCCGCGACAACTTCTATCCCGAGCTCGAGCAGAAGGCGGCCGAGCTGCTCGAGGCGGTCGGGCACACCGGCGGCCCGGTGTCGCACCAGCTCGTCGCCGACATGGCGTCGCACCTCGGCTACTCGCTGCACTACGTCGGCGACCTGCCGCACTCGACCCGATCGGTGACCGACAAGCACAACGGCCGCATCTACCTGCCGACGCAGCAGTCGCCGTCGCGCGACTCCCGCTCCCCCATCCTGCAGGCGCTCGCGAGCCACCTGCTCGGTCACGAGGAACCGCGAAACTACGGCGAATTTCTGCGTCAGCGCATCGAGACGAACTACCTCACCGCGGCGATCCTCCTGCCCGAGCAGGCCGCCGTGCGCTTCCTCACCGAGGCGAAGAACCTGCGCCGCATCTCGATGGAGGAGCTCCGCGACGCCTTCGCCGTGTCGTACGAGACCGCCGCGCACCGGTTCACGAACCTCGCGACGGCTCGCCTCGGCATCCCCGTGCACTTCATGAAGGTGCACGAGTCGGGCACCATCATCAAGGCGTACGAGAACGACAAGGTGCGGTTCCCGTCCGACGCGCTCGGCGCCGTCGAGGGCACGACGGTCTGCCGCAACTGGACCGCCCGCACGGTGTTCGACGTCGAGGACCGGTTCAGCCCCTGGTACCAGTACACCGACACGTCCTCGGGCACGTTCTGGTGCACCTCGCGCATCGAGAAGGCCAAGGAGGGCGAGTACTCGGTGTCGGTCGGCGTGCCGTTCGAGCACGTGAAGTGGTTCCGCGGACGCGAGACGCCGCACCGCGCCGTGTCGCGGTGCCCCGACGAGTCGTGCTGCCGGCGCCCGCCGTCGACCCTGTCCGAGAAGTGGGCCGATGCCTCGTGGCCGGCCGCGCGCACGCCGACGTCACTGCTCGCGGCGCTGCCGACGGGCACGTTCCCCGGCGTCGACCAGACCGAGGTGTTCCAGTTCCTCGAGGCGCACGCGCCCCGGGGCTGA
- a CDS encoding PadR family transcriptional regulator, which translates to MGNVILGLLLLLGPQTLYSLNKQFEQGPSLFYRASFGSLQSALRTLLAAGSVRMHEETDGGRLKKVYEITDAGAAVFHAWIRSPLSGGDLEVAALSRLFLLGLVEDADERRAIIDGIMAEIEGELAGLEGYAVALDAQAASVPAEYREVFRYQRATLDYGVTAHLAALTWFRELAASEPVVE; encoded by the coding sequence ATGGGCAACGTCATCCTCGGATTGCTCCTGCTGCTCGGGCCGCAGACGCTCTACTCGCTGAACAAGCAGTTCGAGCAGGGGCCGTCGCTCTTCTATCGGGCGAGCTTCGGCAGCCTGCAGAGCGCGCTGCGCACGCTCCTCGCCGCGGGCAGCGTGCGCATGCACGAGGAGACCGACGGCGGGCGCCTGAAGAAGGTCTACGAGATCACGGATGCCGGTGCCGCCGTGTTCCACGCCTGGATCCGCTCCCCGCTCAGCGGCGGCGACCTCGAGGTGGCCGCCCTCTCGCGGCTGTTCCTGCTCGGCCTCGTCGAGGACGCGGACGAGCGCCGCGCGATCATCGACGGCATCATGGCGGAGATCGAGGGCGAGCTGGCCGGGCTCGAGGGATACGCCGTGGCGCTCGACGCGCAGGCGGCGTCGGTGCCGGCCGAGTACCGCGAGGTGTTCCGCTACCAGCGGGCCACGCTCGACTACGGCGTGACGGCGCACCTGGCGGCGCTCACGTGGTTCCGGGAGCTCGCGGCATCCGAACCGGTCGTCGAGTAG
- a CDS encoding serine hydrolase domain-containing protein codes for MDAAADFTTRLDRHLERVTRRRGILGAPQVAVSAPRLGIDYRSGGRSQRFHVASIGKTFTATLVMQLVEAGAVTIETPVSALLPGDELDGLFDTTGSTDAAGGATVAHLLTHTAGVADYFDGSVTDGRPVRDLVITEPDRLWTPADLLEFSRTRQRPVGRPGERFAYSDTGYILLGRILERATGRVFHELLHERIFTPLGMRDSALLFHSVPANDREAAPAADAAAAALEGTPAPGAATAALAAETSTGTSLAIAPLRLGRTEASTFRSLSCDWAGGGIVSTPDDLVAFDAALHRGSLVSRESLAWLAEPRHRFHVGIRYGAGMMQVRFGGFSPFLRGLPRPIGHIGVLATHLFHDPVHDAGIVLNFASTREMSRSFRTLIAIEQELARAARA; via the coding sequence ATGGACGCCGCAGCCGACTTCACCACGCGCCTCGATCGCCATCTCGAGCGGGTGACGCGCCGCCGCGGCATCCTCGGCGCCCCGCAGGTCGCCGTCTCCGCACCGCGGCTCGGCATCGACTACCGCTCGGGCGGTCGATCGCAGCGCTTCCACGTCGCGAGCATCGGCAAGACGTTCACCGCGACGCTCGTGATGCAGCTCGTCGAGGCGGGCGCCGTCACCATCGAGACGCCGGTCAGCGCACTGCTCCCGGGCGACGAGCTCGACGGCCTCTTCGACACGACAGGCTCGACGGATGCCGCGGGCGGCGCCACGGTGGCGCACCTGCTGACGCACACCGCGGGCGTCGCCGACTACTTCGACGGCAGCGTCACCGACGGACGACCCGTGCGCGACCTCGTGATCACCGAACCCGACCGGCTCTGGACTCCAGCCGACCTGCTCGAGTTCTCGCGCACGCGCCAGCGCCCGGTCGGTCGGCCGGGCGAGCGGTTCGCCTACTCCGACACGGGCTACATCCTGCTCGGCCGCATCCTCGAGCGGGCGACCGGCCGCGTGTTCCACGAGCTGCTGCACGAGCGGATCTTCACGCCGCTCGGGATGCGCGACAGCGCCCTGCTGTTCCACTCGGTGCCTGCGAACGACCGTGAGGCCGCGCCGGCCGCGGACGCCGCGGCGGCCGCGCTCGAGGGGACACCGGCGCCCGGAGCCGCAACGGCCGCGCTCGCAGCGGAGACCTCGACCGGCACCTCGCTCGCCATCGCCCCGCTGCGTCTCGGACGCACCGAGGCGAGCACGTTCCGCAGCCTCAGCTGCGACTGGGCCGGCGGTGGCATCGTGTCGACGCCCGACGACCTGGTCGCGTTCGACGCCGCGCTGCACCGGGGCTCACTCGTCTCCCGCGAGAGCCTCGCGTGGCTCGCCGAGCCGCGGCACCGCTTCCACGTCGGCATCCGCTACGGCGCCGGCATGATGCAGGTGCGATTCGGGGGGTTCTCGCCGTTCCTGCGGGGTCTCCCCCGCCCGATCGGCCATATCGGCGTGCTCGCCACGCACCTGTTCCACGATCCCGTGCACGACGCGGGCATCGTGCTGAACTTCGCCTCGACGCGCGAGATGTCGCGGAGCTTCCGCACGCTCATCGCGATCGAGCAGGAGCTCGCCCGCGCCGCGCGCGCCTGA
- a CDS encoding NAD(P)/FAD-dependent oxidoreductase, whose product MGTTVFERRRPPASVIEHSLAGSEHRVFWLDDLGAEAGRSRPALTGEHVAQLVVVGGGYTGLWTAVLAKRRNPDAHVVLVEAKSVGWAASGRNGGFCEASLTHGRENGTSRWPEEMPTLERLGYENLDAIEAAEAELGMDFEFERNGALGVAVEPHQVDWIEEEVAEAAARGDDGVRFLDQDQVRAEVDSPTYLAGVWDTRGSAILHPAKLAAELARVAEELGVEIFEQSRVRRIETPGSTGAVTVVTDGGRVIAQRAVLATNVFPSLLKRNRLMTVPVYDYVLMTEPLTAEQQASIGWANRQGLGDLANQFHYYRPTRDGRILFGGYDAVYHYGRRILERYEDRAESYERLASHFFTTFPQLEGLRFSHRWGGVIDTSTRFAAFYGTARDNRVAYAAGFTGLGVAAARFAGEVVLDLLEQRDNERTRLRMVRERPLPFPPEPIAAMGINATRWSLDRADHTRGRRNMLLKTLDALGLGFDS is encoded by the coding sequence GTGGGAACGACCGTATTCGAACGCCGCCGGCCGCCGGCATCCGTCATCGAGCACTCGCTCGCCGGGAGCGAGCACCGCGTGTTCTGGCTCGACGACCTGGGCGCCGAGGCGGGGAGGTCGCGGCCCGCGCTCACCGGCGAGCACGTCGCGCAGCTCGTCGTCGTCGGCGGCGGCTACACCGGCCTGTGGACGGCGGTGCTCGCGAAGCGCCGCAACCCCGACGCGCACGTCGTGCTCGTCGAGGCGAAGTCCGTCGGCTGGGCGGCATCCGGTCGCAACGGCGGCTTCTGCGAGGCGAGCCTGACGCACGGCCGCGAGAACGGGACGTCGCGCTGGCCCGAGGAGATGCCGACGCTCGAGCGGCTCGGGTACGAGAACCTCGACGCGATCGAGGCCGCCGAGGCCGAGCTCGGCATGGACTTCGAGTTCGAGCGCAACGGCGCCCTCGGCGTCGCGGTCGAGCCGCATCAGGTCGACTGGATCGAGGAGGAGGTCGCCGAGGCGGCGGCCCGCGGCGACGACGGCGTCAGATTCCTCGACCAGGACCAGGTGCGCGCCGAGGTCGACTCCCCCACCTACCTCGCGGGCGTCTGGGACACTCGGGGCAGCGCCATCCTGCACCCGGCGAAGCTCGCCGCCGAGCTCGCCCGCGTCGCGGAGGAGCTCGGCGTCGAGATCTTCGAGCAGTCGCGCGTGCGCCGCATCGAGACCCCCGGCTCGACGGGCGCGGTGACCGTCGTGACCGACGGCGGGCGCGTGATCGCGCAGCGCGCGGTGCTCGCGACGAACGTGTTCCCGAGCCTGCTCAAGCGCAACCGGCTCATGACCGTGCCGGTCTACGACTACGTGCTCATGACCGAGCCGCTCACCGCCGAGCAGCAGGCGTCGATCGGCTGGGCGAACCGGCAGGGGCTCGGCGACCTCGCCAACCAGTTCCACTACTACCGGCCCACGCGCGACGGCCGCATCCTGTTCGGCGGCTACGACGCGGTCTACCACTACGGCCGGCGCATCCTCGAGCGCTACGAGGATCGCGCCGAGAGCTACGAGCGGCTCGCGAGCCACTTCTTCACGACGTTCCCGCAGCTCGAGGGCCTGCGGTTCTCGCACCGGTGGGGCGGCGTGATCGACACCAGCACGCGGTTCGCCGCGTTCTACGGCACCGCGCGCGACAACCGGGTCGCCTACGCCGCCGGGTTCACGGGCCTCGGCGTGGCCGCCGCGCGCTTCGCCGGCGAGGTCGTGCTCGACCTGCTCGAGCAGCGCGACAACGAGCGCACCCGGCTGCGCATGGTGCGCGAACGGCCGCTGCCGTTCCCGCCCGAGCCCATCGCCGCCATGGGCATCAACGCGACGCGCTGGTCGCTCGACCGCGCCGACCACACGAGAGGCAGGCGCAACATGCTGCTGAAGACACTCGACGCCCTCGGCCTGGGGTTCGACTCATGA
- a CDS encoding cupin domain-containing protein → MSDAPRLHPGVIADAATVALEHVPVEADQVVAGAPTTGHLVLDDDGGRTVGVWEMSVGAMRDVEADEVFVVLAGAATMEFEHPHASPIVLRPGSVVRLESGMRTIWTVRQTLRKVYVSP, encoded by the coding sequence ATGAGCGACGCGCCCCGCCTGCATCCGGGCGTCATCGCGGATGCCGCGACGGTCGCACTCGAGCACGTGCCCGTCGAGGCGGACCAGGTGGTCGCCGGCGCGCCGACCACGGGCCACCTCGTGCTCGACGACGACGGCGGACGCACGGTCGGCGTCTGGGAGATGTCGGTCGGCGCGATGCGCGACGTCGAGGCCGACGAGGTGTTCGTCGTGCTCGCGGGCGCCGCGACCATGGAGTTCGAGCATCCGCACGCGTCGCCGATCGTGCTGCGTCCGGGCTCGGTCGTGCGCCTCGAGTCGGGCATGCGCACGATCTGGACGGTGCGGCAGACGCTGCGCAAGGTGTACGTCTCACCGTGA
- a CDS encoding MOSC domain-containing protein, with amino-acid sequence MSDDRERDGLTDAATRVAAVVAVARDDAHRFTKPVRDEIRLVAGHGIEGDAHAGATVRRRSRFRGTWTEPNVRQVHLLQRELFDELAVEGHEVGPGELGENVTTSGIDLLSLPLGTRLRLGDAAEVELTGLRNPCVQIDRFQPGLMRRMIRRDASGTHRRAGVMAVVVADGVVRAGDPILVVLPVEPHEALPVV; translated from the coding sequence GTGAGCGACGACCGCGAACGCGACGGCCTGACGGATGCCGCGACGCGCGTCGCGGCGGTCGTCGCCGTCGCGCGCGACGACGCGCACCGGTTCACGAAGCCCGTGCGCGACGAGATCCGGCTCGTCGCCGGCCACGGCATCGAGGGCGACGCGCACGCCGGAGCCACCGTTCGGCGCCGGTCGCGGTTCCGCGGCACGTGGACCGAACCGAACGTGCGACAGGTGCACCTGCTCCAGCGCGAGCTGTTCGACGAGCTCGCCGTCGAGGGCCACGAGGTCGGGCCGGGCGAGCTCGGCGAGAACGTCACCACGAGCGGGATCGACCTGCTGTCGCTCCCCCTCGGGACGCGGCTGCGGCTCGGCGACGCCGCGGAGGTCGAGCTGACGGGGCTGCGGAATCCGTGCGTGCAGATCGATCGGTTCCAGCCGGGGCTCATGCGCCGGATGATCCGCCGCGACGCCTCGGGCACGCACCGGCGCGCCGGGGTGATGGCCGTCGTCGTCGCGGACGGCGTCGTGCGCGCGGGCGACCCGATCCTGGTCGTGCTGCCGGTGGAGCCGCACGAAGCGCTGCCCGTGGTCTGA
- a CDS encoding winged helix-turn-helix transcriptional regulator: MATRATRGFGQYSGVARAVERVGERWALLIVRDLLVGARRYGDLKAGLPRIPTNILADRLKELQEAGVVRRVPTVRGGYELTELGRALEPVVVALERWGWSTLGEPAEGELVTADALAIALGAAFRPDAAATLPPTEYVLHVGDVSLSAIVTGRHLDVAPVGPGALPQPRRPIPDVAPEDVLELAVEPTGFRDLVSGVRGTVTVKGPPSGVAILDGGSALLERFRLTFRIDPVAPPTGAASEAGDAASVA, from the coding sequence ATGGCCACGCGCGCCACTCGGGGCTTCGGCCAGTACAGCGGCGTCGCCCGTGCCGTCGAGCGGGTCGGGGAACGGTGGGCACTGCTCATCGTCCGCGACCTGCTCGTCGGCGCACGCCGGTATGGCGACCTGAAGGCCGGCCTGCCGCGCATCCCGACGAACATCCTGGCCGACCGGCTGAAGGAGCTGCAGGAGGCGGGCGTCGTCCGCCGCGTGCCGACCGTGCGCGGCGGCTACGAGCTGACCGAGCTCGGGCGCGCCCTCGAGCCCGTCGTGGTCGCCCTCGAGCGCTGGGGATGGTCCACCCTGGGCGAGCCCGCCGAGGGCGAGCTGGTCACGGCCGACGCGCTCGCGATCGCGCTCGGCGCCGCGTTCCGGCCGGATGCCGCGGCGACGCTACCCCCCACCGAGTACGTGCTGCACGTCGGCGACGTCTCGCTCTCGGCGATCGTGACGGGCCGCCACCTCGACGTCGCTCCCGTCGGACCGGGCGCACTCCCGCAGCCGCGGCGCCCGATCCCCGACGTCGCGCCCGAGGACGTGCTCGAGCTCGCGGTCGAGCCGACGGGGTTCCGCGACCTCGTCTCGGGCGTCCGGGGGACCGTCACCGTGAAGGGACCGCCGTCGGGCGTCGCCATCCTCGACGGAGGGAGCGCCCTGCTCGAGCGCTTCCGCCTCACGTTCCGCATCGACCCGGTGGCGCCGCCGACCGGCGCGGCGAGCGAGGCCGGCGACGCGGCATCCGTCGCCTGA
- a CDS encoding VOC family protein has protein sequence MTATNIFVNIPTTDLDRAKAFYEALGFTINPNFTDENAACVVLSDTIYFMVLTREYLGTFTDKQIIDPKTQAQVSIALTRDSREDVDAVLAKGLAAGGSEPRPVQDYGFMYSRDLDDPDGNNLSFLFMEPAAAEMGPEAYMAQQGAGAEAPSA, from the coding sequence ATGACCGCCACGAACATCTTCGTGAACATCCCCACCACCGACCTCGACCGCGCAAAGGCGTTCTACGAGGCGCTGGGCTTCACGATCAACCCCAACTTCACCGACGAGAACGCCGCCTGCGTCGTGCTCAGCGACACGATCTACTTCATGGTGCTGACGCGCGAGTACCTCGGCACGTTCACCGACAAGCAGATCATCGACCCGAAGACCCAGGCCCAGGTGTCGATCGCCCTCACCCGCGACTCCCGCGAGGACGTCGACGCCGTCCTCGCCAAGGGCCTCGCCGCCGGCGGCAGCGAGCCGCGTCCGGTGCAGGACTACGGATTCATGTACTCGCGCGACCTCGACGACCCCGACGGCAACAACCTCTCGTTCCTGTTCATGGAGCCGGCGGCGGCCGAGATGGGTCCCGAGGCCTACATGGCACAGCAGGGCGCCGGCGCCGAGGCGCCGTCGGCCTGA
- a CDS encoding PucR family transcriptional regulator, whose protein sequence is MADRREDVPNHTDRPNGPGEQRGDAGLPTVREILTLEAVAHGVPEVLASDDALDARVRWVHASDSAGVARLLNGGELLLSTGSGWPTEPTDLEAFIAGLVDAGVAGLVLELGVHYRYVPAVVEQSAREHGLALVALHREVKFVTLTEAVHSRIISEQTEALRARDEVRERFTALSLRGSPADFIVHQLAQTLGAAVVLENLAHEVVAAEVPPAAEEGLFADWEARSRAAHRDDEQRRRDGGPAGADEWLIVPVEARGIRWGHLIALPGPAHPAGRVSVLEQGAIALALGRLADGGADEWTRIGRQRLVDALLEGRFAGVAGASARLEAAGLPVMGARLYGIVATGPAIPDGAADAAARALGGRAIDGVAPGATVTRSARVVLLSLPGTLSDAAASRFASDLVGGDAASADRLVVSIGSVADGLDGLLASVQEATDLSRGARPRGVRGAVLRRADERPLMRLVTSLRDDHRLLRHSERMLQPIIEYDLARDGDLLHVLGAVLAHPGNRTAAASASHLSRSVFYQRLALIGDLLGADLDDGETLTGLHLALLVRRSAAS, encoded by the coding sequence ATGGCAGACCGTCGCGAAGACGTTCCGAACCATACGGATCGTCCGAACGGCCCCGGGGAACAGCGCGGCGACGCCGGGCTGCCGACCGTGCGCGAGATCCTGACCCTCGAGGCCGTGGCGCACGGCGTTCCCGAGGTGCTCGCGAGCGACGACGCGCTCGACGCGCGCGTGCGCTGGGTGCACGCGTCCGACAGCGCCGGCGTCGCTCGCCTGCTGAACGGCGGCGAGCTCCTGCTCTCGACCGGCTCGGGCTGGCCGACCGAGCCGACCGACCTCGAGGCGTTCATCGCGGGCCTCGTCGACGCCGGCGTCGCGGGCCTGGTGCTCGAGCTCGGCGTGCACTACCGCTACGTGCCCGCGGTCGTGGAGCAGTCGGCCCGCGAGCACGGCCTCGCCCTCGTGGCGCTGCACCGCGAGGTGAAGTTCGTGACGCTCACCGAGGCCGTGCACAGCCGCATCATCTCCGAGCAGACCGAGGCGCTCCGGGCCCGCGACGAGGTGCGTGAGCGCTTCACGGCGCTGAGCCTGCGCGGCTCGCCCGCGGACTTCATCGTGCACCAGCTCGCGCAGACGCTCGGCGCCGCGGTGGTGCTCGAGAACCTCGCGCACGAGGTCGTCGCGGCGGAGGTGCCGCCCGCCGCCGAGGAGGGGCTCTTCGCCGACTGGGAGGCGCGCTCGCGCGCGGCGCACCGCGACGACGAGCAGCGCCGACGCGACGGCGGTCCCGCTGGCGCCGACGAGTGGCTCATCGTGCCCGTCGAGGCCCGCGGCATCCGTTGGGGGCACCTCATCGCACTGCCCGGACCCGCGCATCCCGCGGGTCGCGTGAGCGTGCTCGAGCAGGGCGCGATCGCGCTGGCGCTCGGCCGGCTCGCCGACGGCGGTGCGGACGAGTGGACGCGCATCGGCCGGCAGCGGCTCGTCGATGCGCTGCTCGAAGGGCGGTTCGCGGGTGTCGCCGGGGCATCCGCCCGACTCGAGGCCGCCGGGCTCCCGGTGATGGGGGCACGGCTGTACGGCATCGTCGCGACGGGTCCGGCGATCCCCGATGGTGCGGCGGATGCCGCGGCGCGCGCCCTCGGCGGCCGGGCGATCGACGGCGTGGCGCCCGGCGCGACGGTCACCCGATCGGCACGGGTCGTGCTGCTGTCGCTGCCCGGCACGCTGTCGGATGCGGCGGCGAGCCGGTTCGCGTCCGACCTCGTCGGCGGCGACGCGGCATCCGCCGACCGGCTCGTCGTGTCGATCGGCTCGGTCGCCGACGGGCTCGACGGGCTGCTCGCCTCGGTGCAGGAGGCGACGGACCTCTCGCGCGGGGCACGCCCGCGCGGCGTGCGGGGCGCGGTGCTGCGGCGCGCCGACGAGCGACCGCTCATGCGGCTCGTGACGTCGCTGCGCGACGACCACCGGCTGCTCCGGCACAGCGAGCGGATGCTGCAGCCCATCATCGAGTACGACCTCGCCCGCGACGGCGACCTGCTGCACGTGCTCGGGGCGGTGCTCGCGCATCCGGGCAACCGCACGGCGGCGGCCTCTGCGAGCCACCTGTCGCGGTCGGTGTTCTACCAGCGGCTCGCCCTGATCGGCGACCTGCTCGGGGCCGACCTCGATGACGGCGAGACGCTCACGGGGCTGCACCTCGCGTTGCTCGTACGCCGCAGCGCGGCGAGCTGA